A region from the Arachis ipaensis cultivar K30076 chromosome B01, Araip1.1, whole genome shotgun sequence genome encodes:
- the LOC107608586 gene encoding uncharacterized protein LOC107608586 isoform X3 has translation MGKVVVQNVIDCTKIMINPDIPEAVCFITRLDPSESYFIDSITLGNGFIVADVDVDFVNLSMNRSIKELRENDADGFFNVVAKIKSICNNFDWWYYSCVCGYLLELFRSHFSCSECGRKIKNAVKKYKVLVDVEDATGSARFVLYDRPAALLFRKKAH, from the exons ATGG GGAAGGTTGTAGTTCAGAATGTAATAGATTGTACCAAAATCATGATCAATCCTGATATTCCAGAGGCTGTATGTTTTATTACTAG ATTGGATCCTTCAGAGTCATATTTCATTGACTCTATCACCCTTGGTAATGGATTTATTGTTGCTGATGTCGATGTTGATTTTGTCAATCTCTCTATGAATAGGAGTATTAAGGAATTAAGAGAAAATGATGCA GATGGTTTCTTCAATGTTGTTGCTAAGATTAAAAGTATATGCAACAATTTTGATTGGTGGTACTACTCATGTGTCTGTGGTTATCTTTTGGAGCTTTTTAGAAGTCATTTCAGTTGTTCCGAATGTGGAAGGAAAATAAAGAATGCTGTAAAGAA GTACAAGGTTTTAGTAGATGTTGAGGATGCTACTGGAAGTGCTAGATTTGTTTTGTATGACCGTCCTGCAGCGCTCTTATTCAGGAAAAAAGCTCATTGA
- the LOC107608586 gene encoding replication protein A 70 kDa DNA-binding subunit B-like isoform X2, whose product MRLALMNAVSQLPIILLQSVKVKIYEGKVVVQNVIDCTKIMINPDIPEAVCFITRLDPSESYFIDSITLGNGFIVADVDVDFVNLSMNRSIKELRENDADGFFNVVAKIKSICNNFDWWYYSCVCGYLLELFRSHFSCSECGRKIKNAVKKYKVLVDVEDATGSARFVLYDRPAALLFRKKAH is encoded by the exons ATGCGGTTGGCTCTTATGAATGCTGTCTCGCAACTGCCAATCATTTTACTCCAATCTGTCAAGGTCAAGATTTATGAAG GGAAGGTTGTAGTTCAGAATGTAATAGATTGTACCAAAATCATGATCAATCCTGATATTCCAGAGGCTGTATGTTTTATTACTAG ATTGGATCCTTCAGAGTCATATTTCATTGACTCTATCACCCTTGGTAATGGATTTATTGTTGCTGATGTCGATGTTGATTTTGTCAATCTCTCTATGAATAGGAGTATTAAGGAATTAAGAGAAAATGATGCA GATGGTTTCTTCAATGTTGTTGCTAAGATTAAAAGTATATGCAACAATTTTGATTGGTGGTACTACTCATGTGTCTGTGGTTATCTTTTGGAGCTTTTTAGAAGTCATTTCAGTTGTTCCGAATGTGGAAGGAAAATAAAGAATGCTGTAAAGAA GTACAAGGTTTTAGTAGATGTTGAGGATGCTACTGGAAGTGCTAGATTTGTTTTGTATGACCGTCCTGCAGCGCTCTTATTCAGGAAAAAAGCTCATTGA
- the LOC107631721 gene encoding uncharacterized protein LOC107631721: MKRFGHHLKLLFNDKKPSQSQTKQLCRGFCQGTKFVSPNQDDFAVISPRIKLRDGRHLAYLERGVSKDVAKYKIIIVHGFGSSKEMNFLAPQELIDELGIYLLQYDRAGYGESDPNPKHSLKSEALDIQELADQLELGPQFYVIGVLMGSYATWSCLQYLPHSRERRTTRAWHKR, translated from the exons ATGAAAAGATTCGGACATCACCTTAAACTATTGTTCAATGATAAGAAACCATCACAATCTCAGACAAAACAACTCTGCAGAGGTTTCTGTCAG GGGACTAAGTTTGTTTCTCCAAACCAAGATGATTTTGCTGTGATTTCACCAAGAATTAAACTCAGAGATGGGAGGCACCTGGCTTATCTTGAGAGAGGGGTTTCTAAGGATGTGGCAAAGTATAAGATCATCATTGTCCATGGTTTTGGAAGCTCCAAAGAGATGAACTTTCTCGCACCCCAA gAACTAATAGATGAACTAGGCATATATCTACTGCAATATGACCGAGCTGGGTATGGAGAAAGTGATCCAAATCCCAAACACTCGCTCAAAAGTGAAGCACTTGACATTCAAGAACTTGCTGATCAGTTAGAGTTAGGGCCACAGTTCTATGTCATTGGAGTCTTAATGGGTTCATATGCTACATGGAGTTGCCTTCAGTACTTACCCCACAG CAGAGAAAGAAGAACAACTCGAGCATGGCACAAACGCTAG
- the LOC107618605 gene encoding protein indeterminate-domain 16, translated as MEEQDNRELELLPSSRADSSLLRFRSTVSSSSLAEVAPSVDLQLSISVGRPTAAECVVRMCEGVEALKWEAAEQIRLAAMEKAYAERVRELTRREMEMAQSEFARARQMWERAREEVESAERMKERATARLGSSSSTSSSSSALEITCHSCRQRFRPA; from the coding sequence ATGGAAGAACAAGACAACAGAGAACTTGAGCTTCTACCGTCTTCGCGCGCCGATTCCTCTCTGCTCCGCTTCCGATCCACGGTTTCTTCGTCTTCGCTCGCGGAGGTAGCGCCTTCTGTGGACCTTCAGCTTTCGATAAGCGTGGGGCGTCCGACGGCGGCGGAGTGCGTGGTGCGGATGTGCGAGGGCGTGGAGGCGCTGAAGTGGGAGGCGGCGGAGCAAATCAGGCTGGCGGCGATGGAGAAGGCGTATGCGGAGCGGGTGAGGGAGCTCACGCGCCGGGAGATGGAGATGGCGCAGTCGGAGTTTGCGCGCGCCAGGCAAATGTGGGAGCGAGCAAGGGAGGAGGTGGAGAGTGCCGAGCGGATGAAGGAACGCGCCACCGCCCGCCTCGGCTCCTCTTcctccacctcctcctcctcttctgctTTGGAGATCACGTGCCACTCGTGCCGGCAGAGGTTCAGGCCTGCCTGA
- the LOC110271410 gene encoding 30S ribosomal protein S13, chloroplastic-like, whose protein sequence is FINNFSYCLYFSSNLCAQVRELSIECARVGGVEIPNNKRIEFSLQYIHGIGRSRARKILCDISMDNKVTKDLSEEDLITLRDEVSKYVIEGDLRRFNALNIRRLKEIQCYRG, encoded by the exons tttataaataatttttcttattgCTTATATTTTTCTTCGAATTTGTGTGCTCAGGTGAGAGAGTTAAGCATAGAGTGCGCTCGAGTTGGCGGAGTGGAGATTCCGAACAACAAGAGAATTGAGTTCTCGCTACAGTACATCCATGGAATCGGAAGGAGCAGAGCTCGCAAGATTCTCTGCGATATAAGCATGGACAACAAGGTCACTAAGGATCTCAGCGAAGAGGATCTCATCACTCTTAGAGATGAAGTCTCCAAATACGTCATTGAAGGCGATTTG AGGAGGTTTAATGCGCTGAATATAAGGAGATTGAAGGAGATTCAATGTTACAGAGGATAG
- the LOC107608586 gene encoding replication protein A 70 kDa DNA-binding subunit B-like isoform X1, which produces MLNMSYCSSYLTCNLFGDFLTKMRLALMNAVSQLPIILLQSVKVKIYEGKVVVQNVIDCTKIMINPDIPEAVCFITRLDPSESYFIDSITLGNGFIVADVDVDFVNLSMNRSIKELRENDADGFFNVVAKIKSICNNFDWWYYSCVCGYLLELFRSHFSCSECGRKIKNAVKKYKVLVDVEDATGSARFVLYDRPAALLFRKKAH; this is translated from the exons ATGTTGAACATGTCATATTGTAGCTCTTATCTCACCTGTAATTTATTTGGAGATTTTTTAACAAAGATGCGGTTGGCTCTTATGAATGCTGTCTCGCAACTGCCAATCATTTTACTCCAATCTGTCAAGGTCAAGATTTATGAAG GGAAGGTTGTAGTTCAGAATGTAATAGATTGTACCAAAATCATGATCAATCCTGATATTCCAGAGGCTGTATGTTTTATTACTAG ATTGGATCCTTCAGAGTCATATTTCATTGACTCTATCACCCTTGGTAATGGATTTATTGTTGCTGATGTCGATGTTGATTTTGTCAATCTCTCTATGAATAGGAGTATTAAGGAATTAAGAGAAAATGATGCA GATGGTTTCTTCAATGTTGTTGCTAAGATTAAAAGTATATGCAACAATTTTGATTGGTGGTACTACTCATGTGTCTGTGGTTATCTTTTGGAGCTTTTTAGAAGTCATTTCAGTTGTTCCGAATGTGGAAGGAAAATAAAGAATGCTGTAAAGAA GTACAAGGTTTTAGTAGATGTTGAGGATGCTACTGGAAGTGCTAGATTTGTTTTGTATGACCGTCCTGCAGCGCTCTTATTCAGGAAAAAAGCTCATTGA